One part of the Microbacterium aurugineum genome encodes these proteins:
- the pdxT gene encoding pyridoxal 5'-phosphate synthase glutaminase subunit PdxT produces the protein MAGRGKVGVLALQGDVREHVALLTELGADATPVRRPDELAAVDGLVIPGGESSVIDKLSRIFGMQEPIRDAIASGMPVLGTCAGLIMLADDIVDAIDGQESFGGLDVVVRRNAFGRQVESFEAELEVPAFGGGPVSAAFIRGPVVESVGPRATVLAALPDGRVVAVEQGNLLGLSFHPEITGERRFHERFLARVESRHRTRAPQSA, from the coding sequence GTGGCTGGTAGAGGCAAGGTCGGCGTCCTCGCATTGCAGGGCGACGTGCGCGAGCATGTCGCCCTGCTGACGGAACTCGGCGCCGATGCCACTCCGGTGCGTCGCCCCGACGAGCTCGCCGCGGTCGACGGACTCGTGATCCCGGGGGGCGAGTCGAGCGTGATCGACAAGCTCTCCCGGATCTTCGGCATGCAGGAGCCGATCCGCGACGCGATCGCCTCGGGCATGCCGGTGCTCGGCACCTGCGCGGGCTTGATCATGCTCGCGGATGACATCGTCGACGCGATCGACGGGCAGGAGTCGTTCGGAGGGCTCGACGTCGTCGTGCGCCGGAACGCCTTCGGTCGCCAGGTCGAGTCGTTCGAGGCGGAACTCGAGGTCCCTGCGTTCGGCGGGGGCCCGGTGTCGGCGGCCTTCATCCGTGGGCCCGTGGTCGAGTCGGTCGGTCCGCGCGCGACCGTGCTCGCGGCGCTGCCCGACGGGCGTGTGGTCGCGGTGGAGCAGGGGAATCTGCTCGGACTGAGCTTCCACCCCGAGATCACGGGGGAGCGCCGTTTTCACGAACGCTTCCTCGCACGGGTGGAGTCGCGGCACCGCACGAGGGCGCCGCAGAGCGCCTAG
- a CDS encoding carboxylesterase family protein, with product MRRSRHITPASRSSDVRDGEPTPADSLRYLLHLPDDYDADPDRRWPLVLFLHGSGERGTDVELAAVHGPPSLADAGQEFPFVLVTPQCGESSQWVAELSTLSVLLDEVVAAHRIDASRISVTGLSMGGFGAWSLAVRYSERFASIAPICGGLWMQSAAPLRDVPVWAFHGDADDVVPISATEQIISELRGLGADARFTRYAGVGHDSWTETYENPELYDWLLSHRRHV from the coding sequence ATGCGCAGATCGCGACACATCACTCCTGCCTCCCGCTCTTCGGACGTGCGGGACGGCGAGCCGACGCCGGCCGACTCCCTGCGGTACCTGCTCCATCTCCCGGACGACTACGACGCCGACCCCGACCGACGGTGGCCACTCGTCCTGTTCCTGCATGGTTCGGGTGAGCGCGGTACCGACGTCGAGCTCGCCGCCGTGCACGGTCCGCCGAGTCTGGCGGATGCCGGGCAGGAGTTCCCCTTCGTCCTCGTCACGCCTCAGTGCGGCGAATCGAGTCAGTGGGTCGCCGAGCTCTCGACGTTGTCCGTCCTGCTGGACGAGGTCGTCGCGGCGCACCGCATCGATGCGTCCCGCATATCGGTGACAGGACTCAGCATGGGCGGATTCGGGGCCTGGAGCCTGGCGGTGCGCTATTCCGAACGGTTCGCGTCGATCGCGCCGATCTGCGGAGGACTCTGGATGCAGAGCGCTGCGCCGCTCCGTGACGTCCCCGTCTGGGCTTTCCACGGTGATGCCGACGATGTCGTGCCGATCTCCGCCACGGAACAGATCATCAGCGAACTCCGAGGCCTCGGTGCCGACGCCCGGTTCACTCGATACGCAGGCGTCGGTCACGATTCCTGGACCGAGACCTATGAGAACCCCGAGCTGTACGACTGGCTCCTCTCCCACCGGCGCCACGTCTGA
- a CDS encoding aminotransferase class I/II-fold pyridoxal phosphate-dependent enzyme, which translates to MSDQITGTTAADIADSVRSLRDRGILRVGAVLPPVRELAATLGVNRNTAVAAYRQLAQAGLVVSRGRAGTVVAGLESVAQEGYAPDTVLRDIGTGNPDPRLIPDPAPALMTIASRPVLYGEPVIDRGLEEWSRQWISSDLRADDFRITVTSGAVDAVERLLAQALMRDDAVALEDPCFLASIHTVRLGGYRAVPVPVDGEGMTVDGLRAALDAGVRAIICTPRAQNPTGASLTATRAAELRAILADHPYVLIIEDDHFSMLSQRPYESLIGAEHRRFALVRSVSKFLGPDMCLAIAATDAETAERLAMRLSPGTTWVSHLLQRLALTQLTDETVRTEVAAAAAHYAERNASFVERLRAHGIDATESDGLSLWVELSQPARTVADRLMRRGWLARTGDDFALDERAEPSHHLRLTVHDLSDADAETLVADLVAAGR; encoded by the coding sequence ATGAGCGACCAGATCACCGGGACGACCGCAGCGGACATCGCCGACAGCGTGCGTTCCTTGCGCGACCGCGGAATCCTCCGGGTCGGTGCTGTCCTCCCCCCGGTGCGCGAGCTCGCTGCCACGCTCGGCGTCAACCGCAACACGGCTGTGGCCGCGTACCGGCAGCTCGCCCAGGCCGGCCTCGTCGTCTCGCGCGGGCGTGCGGGCACCGTCGTGGCGGGTCTCGAATCGGTGGCCCAGGAGGGATACGCGCCCGACACGGTCCTTCGCGACATCGGCACGGGTAACCCCGATCCCCGGCTCATCCCCGACCCGGCACCCGCGCTGATGACGATCGCCTCCCGTCCCGTGCTCTACGGCGAGCCCGTGATCGATCGTGGCCTCGAAGAATGGTCCCGGCAGTGGATCTCGTCCGATCTCCGCGCCGACGACTTCCGGATCACGGTGACGAGCGGTGCCGTCGACGCGGTCGAGCGTCTGCTCGCGCAGGCACTCATGCGCGACGACGCCGTGGCGCTCGAAGACCCCTGCTTCCTCGCGAGTATCCACACGGTGCGTCTGGGCGGCTACCGGGCGGTCCCCGTGCCCGTCGACGGCGAAGGCATGACCGTCGACGGACTGCGAGCGGCGCTGGACGCGGGCGTCCGTGCCATCATCTGCACCCCGCGCGCACAGAACCCGACCGGGGCGAGCCTCACGGCGACGCGGGCGGCCGAGCTCCGCGCGATCCTCGCCGACCATCCGTACGTGCTGATCATCGAGGACGACCACTTCTCGATGCTGTCGCAGCGGCCCTACGAGTCCCTCATCGGCGCCGAGCACAGACGGTTCGCCCTCGTGCGGTCGGTGTCGAAGTTCCTCGGACCCGACATGTGCCTCGCGATCGCGGCGACGGATGCCGAGACCGCGGAACGGCTTGCGATGCGCCTGAGCCCGGGAACCACGTGGGTCAGTCACCTCTTGCAACGCCTCGCGCTGACGCAACTGACCGACGAGACGGTCAGGACCGAGGTCGCCGCGGCGGCTGCGCACTATGCCGAGCGGAACGCGTCGTTCGTCGAGAGACTGCGCGCGCACGGGATCGACGCGACCGAGTCCGACGGTCTCAGCCTGTGGGTCGAGCTGTCGCAACCCGCACGGACGGTTGCCGATCGACTCATGCGACGCGGGTGGCTCGCCCGCACCGGAGACGACTTCGCGCTCGACGAACGCGCGGAGCCCTCCCACCACCTGCGTCTGACCGTTCACGACCTGTCCGATGCCGACGCGGAGACGCTCGTCGCTGACCTCGTCGCCGCCGGAAGATGA
- a CDS encoding pyridoxal phosphate-dependent decarboxylase family protein → MKETAPDDRTRALETAHDAALRFLDSVAERPVWPRASLDEMLTAFGGPLPEHGVDAAAVVEEMSVLADPGLVAIPGGRFFGFVIGGTHPAALAADWLVSTWDQNSGSSTLTPATVAMERIAGQWMLEAFGLPATASVGFVTGGQLANFTCLAAARHSVLARAGWDIAEQGFHGSPPLRFVVGTHRHGSIDRAARFLGIGRAELTIVPTDGQGRMSPEALDQALVGAEGPLIVCLQAGEVHTGAFDDFAALIPLARRHGAWIHVDGAFGLWAAASPGLSHLTAGMADADSWATDAHKTLNVPYDCGIAIVRDPADSIAAFRTGGDYLIYSGLDPWDVTPELSRRARGVPAWAALRSLGRSGIAELIDRLHANAVAMAAGLRTVESVEVINDVDYTQVMFRLGSDEATRALGAAILVDGTAAMTGAEWEGRAALRCSMSSWATTPEDIVRTVEAIRGLVAAGSPAG, encoded by the coding sequence ATGAAAGAGACGGCTCCCGACGACCGGACCCGCGCACTCGAGACCGCGCACGATGCCGCGCTCCGCTTCCTGGACTCGGTGGCCGAGCGGCCGGTGTGGCCGAGGGCTTCGCTCGACGAGATGCTCACCGCCTTCGGGGGTCCGCTCCCGGAACATGGCGTGGACGCGGCGGCAGTGGTGGAGGAGATGTCCGTGCTCGCCGACCCCGGACTCGTCGCGATCCCCGGCGGCCGGTTCTTCGGTTTCGTGATCGGCGGAACCCATCCGGCAGCCCTGGCCGCGGACTGGCTCGTCTCGACGTGGGATCAGAACTCGGGCTCGTCGACTCTCACGCCGGCCACTGTGGCGATGGAACGCATCGCCGGGCAATGGATGCTCGAGGCCTTCGGGCTCCCCGCGACCGCCAGCGTCGGCTTCGTCACGGGCGGGCAGCTCGCCAACTTCACGTGCCTCGCCGCCGCGCGGCACTCCGTGCTGGCGCGCGCGGGGTGGGACATCGCCGAGCAGGGATTCCACGGGTCTCCGCCGCTGCGTTTCGTCGTCGGCACCCACCGGCACGGCTCCATCGACCGCGCCGCCCGGTTCCTCGGGATCGGGCGGGCCGAACTCACGATCGTCCCGACCGACGGCCAAGGGCGCATGAGCCCGGAGGCGCTCGATCAGGCACTCGTCGGCGCGGAGGGACCCCTCATCGTGTGCCTGCAGGCGGGAGAGGTGCACACCGGTGCCTTCGACGACTTCGCGGCGTTGATCCCCCTTGCCCGCCGGCACGGTGCATGGATCCACGTCGACGGCGCGTTCGGACTGTGGGCTGCGGCGTCTCCCGGGCTGAGCCACCTCACCGCCGGCATGGCGGACGCCGACTCCTGGGCGACCGACGCGCACAAGACGCTCAACGTGCCGTACGACTGCGGCATCGCGATTGTGCGCGACCCGGCCGACTCGATCGCCGCATTCCGCACCGGAGGCGACTATCTGATCTATTCGGGGCTCGACCCGTGGGATGTCACCCCGGAACTCTCACGACGCGCCCGCGGGGTTCCCGCGTGGGCCGCACTGCGCAGTCTCGGTCGGTCGGGCATCGCGGAACTCATTGACCGCCTCCATGCGAACGCCGTCGCGATGGCGGCGGGACTGCGAACCGTGGAGTCGGTGGAAGTCATCAACGACGTCGACTACACACAGGTGATGTTCCGCCTCGGCTCCGACGAAGCGACGCGTGCGCTCGGCGCGGCGATCCTCGTCGACGGGACGGCCGCGATGACGGGTGCCGAATGGGAAGGTCGTGCGGCTCTGCGGTGCTCGATGTCGTCCTGGGCGACCACCCCGGAAGACATCGTCCGCACGGTCGAAGCCATCCGCGGCCTGGTCGCCGCAGGGTCACCCGCCGGTTGA
- the pdxS gene encoding pyridoxal 5'-phosphate synthase lyase subunit PdxS, translating into MAEQTTTGSARVKRGLAEMLKGGVIMDVVTAEQAKIAEDAGAVAVMALERVPADIRAQGGVSRMSDPDMIDSIIDAVSIPVMAKARIGHFVEAQVLQELGVDYIDESEVLSPADYVNHIDKYGFTVPFVCGATNLGEALRRINEGAAMIRSKGEAGTGDVSEAMKHIRKIRGEIAALTALPKDELFVAAKELQAPYELVAEIAETGTLPVVLFVAGGVATPADAAMMMQLGADGVFVGSGIFKSGNPAERAKAIVKATTFYDDAKVIAEVSRGLGEAMVGINVSDLPAPHRLAERGW; encoded by the coding sequence ATGGCAGAGCAGACAACCACCGGATCCGCGCGCGTCAAGCGCGGTCTCGCCGAGATGCTCAAGGGCGGCGTCATCATGGACGTCGTCACGGCAGAGCAGGCGAAGATCGCCGAAGACGCGGGCGCCGTCGCCGTGATGGCTCTCGAGCGTGTGCCGGCGGACATCCGTGCGCAGGGCGGTGTCTCCCGCATGAGCGACCCCGACATGATCGACAGCATCATCGACGCCGTCTCCATCCCCGTGATGGCCAAGGCCCGCATCGGGCACTTCGTCGAGGCGCAGGTGCTGCAGGAGCTCGGCGTGGATTACATCGACGAGTCCGAGGTGCTCTCACCGGCCGACTACGTCAACCACATCGACAAGTACGGCTTCACCGTCCCGTTCGTGTGCGGTGCGACGAACCTCGGCGAGGCGCTCCGCCGCATCAATGAGGGAGCGGCGATGATCCGTTCCAAGGGAGAGGCCGGGACCGGCGACGTCTCCGAGGCGATGAAGCACATCCGCAAGATCCGCGGAGAGATCGCCGCGCTCACCGCGCTTCCCAAGGACGAGCTCTTCGTCGCGGCGAAGGAGCTGCAGGCGCCGTACGAACTCGTCGCCGAGATCGCTGAGACCGGCACGCTCCCGGTCGTGCTGTTCGTGGCCGGAGGGGTCGCGACCCCCGCCGATGCCGCCATGATGATGCAGCTCGGTGCGGACGGCGTCTTCGTCGGCTCCGGCATCTTCAAGTCGGGCAACCCGGCAGAGCGGGCCAAGGCCATCGTCAAGGCGACGACCTTCTATGACGACGCCAAGGTCATCGCCGAGGTTTCGCGTGGGCTGGGCGAGGCGATGGTCGGCATCAACGTGAGCGACCTCCCGGCACCTCACCGACTCGCCGAGCGTGGCTGGTAG
- a CDS encoding YebC/PmpR family DNA-binding transcriptional regulator, whose translation MSGHSKWATTKHKKAIIDSRRAKSWAKLIKNIEVAAKLGGPDLAGNPTLFDAVQKAKKTSVPKDNIDRAVKRGAGIGGEAVEYLSIMYEGYGPNGVALMIECLTDNKNRAAAEVRTALSRNGGTLADPGSVAYNFSRKGVIVVGSEGTTEDDVMMAALEAGAEEIEPHAEGFEIITEATDLVAVRTALQEAGIDYESADVEFVPNLKVEIDADTARKVFRLIDALEDSEDVQNVFTNFDLSPEVQAELENDEA comes from the coding sequence ATGTCCGGGCATTCCAAGTGGGCGACCACGAAGCACAAGAAAGCCATCATCGACTCCAGGCGCGCGAAGTCCTGGGCCAAGCTCATCAAGAACATCGAGGTCGCGGCGAAGCTCGGCGGACCCGATCTTGCGGGCAACCCGACGCTCTTCGACGCGGTGCAGAAGGCCAAGAAGACCTCGGTCCCCAAGGACAACATCGACCGTGCGGTGAAGCGCGGTGCGGGCATCGGCGGCGAGGCCGTCGAATACCTCTCGATCATGTACGAAGGCTATGGACCCAACGGCGTCGCCCTCATGATCGAGTGTCTGACCGACAACAAGAACCGTGCGGCTGCAGAGGTGCGTACGGCTCTCAGCCGCAACGGCGGCACGCTTGCCGATCCGGGTAGCGTCGCCTACAACTTCAGCCGTAAGGGCGTCATCGTCGTCGGCTCCGAGGGCACCACCGAGGATGACGTCATGATGGCCGCGCTCGAGGCGGGCGCCGAGGAGATCGAGCCGCACGCGGAGGGCTTCGAGATCATCACCGAGGCGACCGACCTGGTGGCCGTGCGCACCGCGCTCCAGGAAGCGGGGATCGACTACGAATCCGCTGACGTCGAGTTCGTTCCGAACCTCAAGGTCGAAATCGACGCCGACACCGCACGCAAGGTCTTCCGTCTCATCGATGCGCTCGAAGACAGTGAAGACGTGCAGAACGTCTTCACGAACTTCGACCTGAGCCCCGAGGTCCAGGCCGAGCTGGAGAACGACGAGGCCTAG